The window GCGTGATCCTCGACTTGCGTGACAATCCGGGTGGCCTGCTCAGCAGCGCGGCCGAGGTTGCCGACATGTTCCTCGACGGTGGTCGCATCGTCTCGACCAGATCTGATCGCGACTTCCGCGAGCAGGCCGTTCTCGACGCCCGCAAGCAACGCTCGGACATCGACCTGCCCATGGCCGTGCTCATCAACGAGATGTCGGCCAGCGCCAGCGAGATCGTCAGCGGCGCTCTCCGTGATCGTGACCGCGCGACCGTCGTCGGCAAGCGCACCTTCGGCAAGGGCAGCGTGCAGATGCTCTTCCCCGTCGGCCGCGGTGCCGCCCGGCTCAAGCTCACCACCAGCCACTACTACCTGCCCGATGGCGAGTCGATCCACAAGGACGAACTCGATCGCGAGTGGGGCGTCGACCCCGATCTGGAAATCGACATGACGGTCGCCCAGCTCATCGAAGCCCGCGAGGCTCGCAATGACCTCGACGTGCTCCAGAAGCTCGACGAGAACACCCCGGACACCCGTCCGATCGACGAGCTCCAACAGAACCTGCTCGACAGCGACCCCCAGCTGAGCGCGGCCTTGCTGGTCCTACGCCTCCAACTCGTCGCCGACGAAAACGAAGTCGCCGTGCGGGAGTGACGCGTCGACTGGATGCCCATTTATGGGTCATCTTTTTTGTGCATACACCAGTGGTATTTACGGACCAGTATCCTCATCAATGAGTACGCATCGACTTGGCAAGACGCTTCGGATCTACCTTCTCGACGGCTCTTCAAATGGCCCGACAATGGCGGAGATTATTAACTGGACAGGGCAGGTGATCGCGCTGCCACGAGCCCAGTTAGCTGATATGGCGGGCCGGGAAGAACTGAGGCGTACCGGCATTTACATTCTTGTCGGCCTAGTCGGCGACCGGGAGCAGATTTATATCGGTGAAGGTGACGATGTATTCGACCGGCTTAAAGCCCATGATCGGGATCCAAGTAAAGACTTCTGGACTCGCGCCGTTACGGTGACGAGCAAGGACTTCAATCTTACGAAGTCGCACGGTCGATTTTTGGAGTGCCGTCTGATCGGTCTCGCGCAGAGCGCTGATCGGGTCGTAGTGTCGAATGGCACATCCCCGGATACGAAGCCCCTTCCCGAGCCGGATGTAGCTGATATGGAGTACTTTCTCGATCAGATCGAGTTGGTGCTGCCCGTGCTTGGATTTGATTTCCTGCGGGAGCAAGCGAAGCCCGATGCCGAGTCGGTGACCGATGATCTACTGACCCTGACGATGACAGATGCCGGTGCTGAAGCTCATGCGCAGGAACGTGACGGAGTCTTCATCGTTATGAAAGGGTCAACCGCAAGAATCAAAACGGCTCCGTCGCTGGACAACAATATTAAGGTTCGAGACGAGCTTGTAGCGAGTAAACGGCTCATACCGAAGGATGATCATCTATTCGAATTCGCCTCGGATGTGGAGTTTTCGAGTCCGAGTTCCGCAGCAACCGTGGTTGCTGGCGGTAATAGGAACGGCCGGATAACGTGGCAGCTCCCAGATGGTCGGACATATTCTGATTGGAAAACACAGCAGATTGAAGCAGCCGAGCGCAATAGTGCTTCCTCTGATTTGAATCGACGATGACCTCACTCCTCGATCGCCAGCTGGGCCAGCGCCATCGGCAGGTTCTCGGCGAAGTCGAAGAGTTTGTCGATGCCGGTGACGGTGAAGGTGCTGAGGATCTTGGGGCCGACGCTGCTGAGGAGGATGTTCTTCTCGGCGTCGCGGTCGCGGAGTTCGTTGCGCAGGCGGAGGATGCCCGCGAGGTTGCTCGAGGAAACGAACGTCACCTCGGCGAAGTCTAGGATGACGTCGCACGGGTCGGTCTCGATCCGCGCGACGATGCTGTCCAGATCGTCGGCCAGGACCGGATCGTCCCGCAGACGGCCCACCAATACGCTCTCCGACCATTGCTCGATCGCCATGCGTGCCACGTTACCGGTAGGCGACGGTGTTGGGAAGCCGTCGAGTCACTGCGAGCGCATGCCGTGGA of the Planctomycetota bacterium genome contains:
- a CDS encoding GIY-YIG nuclease family protein translates to MSTHRLGKTLRIYLLDGSSNGPTMAEIINWTGQVIALPRAQLADMAGREELRRTGIYILVGLVGDREQIYIGEGDDVFDRLKAHDRDPSKDFWTRAVTVTSKDFNLTKSHGRFLECRLIGLAQSADRVVVSNGTSPDTKPLPEPDVADMEYFLDQIELVLPVLGFDFLREQAKPDAESVTDDLLTLTMTDAGAEAHAQERDGVFIVMKGSTARIKTAPSLDNNIKVRDELVASKRLIPKDDHLFEFASDVEFSSPSSAATVVAGGNRNGRITWQLPDGRTYSDWKTQQIEAAERNSASSDLNRR
- a CDS encoding STAS domain-containing protein; translated protein: MAIEQWSESVLVGRLRDDPVLADDLDSIVARIETDPCDVILDFAEVTFVSSSNLAGILRLRNELRDRDAEKNILLSSVGPKILSTFTVTGIDKLFDFAENLPMALAQLAIEE